In Campylobacter sp. 2014D-0216, the following proteins share a genomic window:
- a CDS encoding OmpA family protein — MIKNNSNSEENNFWIAYADLMAGLLFIFILLIGAIVVKYVLTQSDLQTIKENLQKQEERLRENKEELNQKEDILKSLSQKLNTTSSTLDDVSKQKQALEANITKLNQDLNSSLDEKDQQIFALLERLNKKDEEIKELEHNFEEAKSKIKELGLIKENTIKNLQAKFDTNITLDSNSGAIVLPSEVLFDTNSFTLKAQAKENLKVILTQYFDNILKDENILNSIENIVIEGHTDSAGSYIYNLDLSQKRAYAVMSFIHSFYKDPRLQKLLMASGRSYSDVIMKDGKEDKEASRRIEIKFNINTNNALEKVEKYLDSK; from the coding sequence ATGATAAAAAATAATTCTAATAGCGAAGAAAATAATTTTTGGATTGCTTATGCTGATTTAATGGCAGGTTTGCTTTTTATATTTATCTTGCTTATTGGTGCTATAGTAGTTAAGTATGTTTTAACTCAAAGTGACTTACAAACCATTAAGGAAAATTTACAAAAACAAGAAGAGCGTCTAAGAGAAAACAAAGAAGAATTAAATCAAAAAGAGGATATTTTAAAAAGCCTTAGTCAAAAGCTCAATACTACTTCAAGTACACTTGATGATGTTAGTAAACAAAAGCAAGCTTTAGAAGCAAATATCACAAAGCTTAATCAAGATTTAAATTCAAGTTTAGATGAAAAAGATCAACAAATTTTTGCCTTGCTTGAGAGGTTAAATAAAAAAGATGAAGAAATTAAAGAACTAGAACACAACTTTGAAGAAGCTAAGTCCAAAATCAAAGAATTAGGCCTAATCAAAGAAAATACCATTAAAAATCTTCAAGCCAAATTTGATACAAATATCACTTTGGATTCTAATTCAGGTGCGATAGTTTTACCTTCTGAAGTACTTTTTGATACCAATTCTTTTACTTTAAAAGCACAAGCAAAAGAAAATTTAAAGGTGATCTTAACACAGTATTTTGATAATATCTTAAAAGATGAAAATATCTTAAACAGTATAGAAAATATAGTGATAGAAGGTCACACAGATAGTGCGGGTTCTTATATATACAACCTTGATTTATCGCAAAAGAGAGCTTATGCGGTGATGAGTTTTATCCATTCATTTTATAAAGATCCAAGATTGCAAAAGCTTTTAATGGCAAGTGGTAGGTCTTACTCTGATGTGATTATGAAAGATGGTAAAGAAGATAAAGAAGCAAGCCGTAGGATAGAGATAAAATTTAATATCAATACAAATAATGCTTTAGAAAAGGTTGAAAAATACCTTGATAGCAAGTAG
- a CDS encoding MotA/TolQ/ExbB proton channel family protein, whose protein sequence is MEVKTTDDFSDLVLPEGKGSTGIVAYLKIIFIPAMLYILVLLGYFGKIDFKVELHSVVMIGIIFLVALIFARHSADYASSIFEQQKDEFKLILKRYIMKHFLVIGKETKSNASFDDFAYAYVKDLRNENFASVGAAIFPMLGILGTFISIAMSMPNFNSSDTAGLEQEISVLLNGVGTAFYVSIYGIFLALWWIFFEKYGSSKFQKLLNRQKNATSDFFWSKEEIDRKYLQESLQHFEKIGTIFEHVSNEEFFKELDHTIDRKFKVFQELVNAEEKAVRLSSEHVKQTMSDLSKTQREQKDIVKTYSEIANAVNMLNSNIKELTLRISEQYNRLLDVSSDKIVHLDKSVSALDDKVNNFSNNIEKYQNLMLDNQTKLFEGFKASIIEGMHTFKEAYEDEKNIDEKISLMQEFKEESKELDEQTSQVIAKLENQKEDEKVDDKK, encoded by the coding sequence ATGGAAGTTAAAACAACTGATGATTTTTCTGATCTTGTATTGCCTGAAGGAAAAGGTAGTACAGGGATTGTTGCGTATTTAAAGATTATATTTATCCCTGCTATGTTGTATATTTTGGTTCTTTTGGGGTATTTTGGTAAGATTGATTTTAAAGTAGAATTACATAGTGTTGTAATGATAGGGATTATCTTTTTAGTGGCTTTGATTTTTGCAAGACATAGTGCTGATTATGCTTCGAGTATTTTCGAGCAGCAAAAAGATGAATTTAAGCTTATTTTAAAACGCTACATTATGAAGCATTTTTTAGTTATAGGTAAAGAGACAAAATCTAACGCGAGTTTTGATGATTTTGCTTATGCTTATGTGAAAGATCTAAGAAATGAAAATTTTGCTTCTGTAGGCGCAGCTATTTTTCCTATGCTCGGTATTTTGGGGACTTTTATAAGTATAGCAATGTCTATGCCTAATTTTAATTCAAGTGATACAGCAGGCTTAGAGCAAGAAATTTCAGTTTTACTCAATGGAGTAGGAACTGCCTTTTATGTTTCAATCTATGGAATTTTTTTAGCACTTTGGTGGATATTTTTCGAAAAATATGGCAGTAGTAAATTTCAAAAACTCTTAAATCGTCAAAAAAATGCAACAAGTGATTTTTTCTGGTCTAAAGAAGAAATCGACAGAAAATACCTTCAGGAAAGTTTGCAACACTTTGAAAAAATTGGCACGATTTTTGAGCATGTTAGCAATGAAGAGTTTTTCAAAGAATTAGATCATACAATAGATAGAAAATTTAAGGTTTTTCAAGAACTTGTAAATGCTGAAGAAAAGGCTGTAAGATTAAGCAGTGAGCATGTGAAACAAACTATGAGTGATTTATCTAAAACCCAAAGAGAACAAAAGGACATCGTGAAAACTTATAGTGAAATCGCAAATGCGGTTAATATGTTAAATTCAAATATTAAAGAATTAACTTTGAGAATTTCAGAGCAATACAATAGACTTTTAGATGTGAGTTCGGATAAAATTGTTCATCTAGATAAAAGCGTGAGTGCTTTAGATGATAAAGTGAATAATTTTTCAAATAATATAGAAAAATATCAAAATCTTATGCTTGATAATCAAACCAAGCTTTTTGAAGGTTTTAAAGCAAGTATTATAGAAGGAATGCATACTTTTAAAGAAGCCTATGAAGATGAGAAAAATATCGATGAAAAAATTTCTTTAATGCAAGAATTTAAAGAAGAAAGCAAAGAATTAGATGAGCAAACCTCGCAAGTGATAGCCAAACTTGAAAATCAAAAAGAAGATGAAAAAGTAGATGATAAAAAATAA
- the fbaA gene encoding class II fructose-bisphosphate aldolase, translating to MGVLDLVKPGVLSGDDLNIVYNYAKKEGFAIPAVNVVGTNSINAVLESAKKVNSPVIIQFSNGGAKFVAGKACPKADVLGAISGARHVHLMAKAYGVPVILHTDHAARKLLPWIDALIEANIEFKKETGKPLFSSHMIDLSEEDLESNLSTCENYLKQMSELGISLELELGCTGGEEDGVDNTNIDNAKLYTQPEDVALAYERLSKISDRFSIAASFGNVHGVYKPGNVILRPEILKNSQNYVKEKFGLSEEKPINFVFHGGSGSDIEDIKAALSYGVIKMNIDTDTQWAFWDGVREYEFKNKAYLQGQIGNPEGDDKPNKKYYDPRVWLRAGEESMIKRLECAFSDLNCIDRN from the coding sequence ATGGGCGTATTAGATCTTGTTAAGCCAGGTGTGTTAAGTGGTGATGATCTAAATATCGTATATAATTATGCAAAAAAAGAAGGTTTTGCTATCCCTGCGGTGAATGTCGTAGGGACAAATTCTATCAATGCGGTTTTAGAAAGCGCTAAAAAAGTTAATTCGCCTGTGATTATTCAATTTTCAAATGGTGGAGCTAAATTTGTAGCGGGAAAAGCTTGCCCAAAAGCTGATGTACTTGGTGCAATAAGTGGTGCAAGACATGTGCATTTAATGGCAAAAGCTTATGGCGTGCCTGTGATTTTACATACAGATCATGCTGCTAGAAAATTACTTCCTTGGATTGATGCTTTAATTGAGGCAAATATTGAGTTTAAAAAGGAAACAGGTAAACCTTTATTTAGCTCTCATATGATTGATTTAAGTGAAGAGGATTTAGAGAGTAATTTAAGCACGTGTGAAAATTACTTAAAACAAATGTCTGAACTTGGGATTTCTTTGGAGCTTGAGTTAGGGTGTACAGGTGGAGAAGAAGATGGAGTGGATAATACCAACATCGATAATGCAAAATTATACACTCAGCCTGAAGATGTAGCTTTAGCTTATGAAAGACTTTCTAAGATTAGTGATAGGTTTTCGATCGCGGCAAGTTTTGGTAATGTGCATGGAGTGTATAAACCAGGCAATGTAATTTTAAGACCTGAAATTCTTAAAAATTCTCAAAATTATGTAAAAGAAAAATTTGGCTTAAGTGAAGAAAAACCGATCAATTTTGTCTTTCATGGCGGTAGTGGAAGTGATATAGAAGATATCAAAGCAGCACTTAGCTATGGCGTGATTAAGATGAATATAGACACAGATACTCAATGGGCTTTTTGGGATGGCGTGAGAGAGTATGAGTTTAAAAATAAAGCTTATTTGCAAGGGCAAATTGGCAATCCTGAGGGCGATGATAAGCCAAATAAAAAATACTACGATCCAAGAGTATGGCTTAGAGCGGGCGAAGAAAGTATGATCAAACGCTTAGAGTGTGCTTTTAGCGATTTAAATTGTATCGATAGAAACTAA
- a CDS encoding peptidylprolyl isomerase: protein MKKISLVAAALLTGLSLNAAVVATLDGNNISDTEVNEFFAPMLRGAKINDLPAEQKKAIIDQYIIQQLVLKDAKAQKIENDPSYKEELERAKEAILVNIYQKKIFDSIKNNDAKAKKYYEANKDKFTKPAQVKAKHILVTNEKEAKDIIAQLSKLSGKALNDKFAQLAKEKSIDKGSSAQGGDLGWFAESTMVKPFADAAFSMKKGTISKTPVKSDFGYHVILKEDARAKSTVGFNEVKAGIENTIKMEEFKELMNKKAQDLLQKVKVEYK, encoded by the coding sequence ATGAAAAAAATTTCTTTAGTTGCTGCGGCTTTGTTGACAGGTTTGAGTTTGAATGCTGCGGTGGTTGCAACCCTTGATGGAAACAACATTAGCGATACGGAAGTTAATGAATTTTTTGCTCCTATGTTAAGAGGTGCTAAAATCAACGATTTGCCAGCTGAGCAAAAAAAAGCAATCATTGATCAATACATCATTCAACAACTTGTATTAAAAGATGCTAAGGCTCAAAAAATTGAAAACGACCCTTCTTATAAAGAAGAATTAGAGCGTGCTAAAGAAGCTATTTTGGTAAATATCTACCAAAAGAAAATTTTCGATTCTATTAAAAATAACGATGCGAAAGCTAAAAAATACTACGAAGCAAATAAAGATAAATTTACTAAACCAGCTCAAGTAAAAGCTAAACATATTTTAGTAACTAATGAAAAAGAAGCTAAAGATATCATTGCTCAGCTTAGTAAACTAAGCGGAAAAGCTCTAAATGATAAATTTGCTCAACTTGCAAAAGAAAAATCAATAGATAAAGGTTCTTCAGCTCAAGGTGGTGATCTTGGTTGGTTTGCTGAATCAACTATGGTAAAACCATTTGCTGATGCGGCTTTTTCTATGAAAAAAGGTACTATTTCTAAAACTCCTGTGAAAAGTGATTTTGGGTATCATGTTATCTTAAAAGAAGATGCAAGAGCAAAAAGCACTGTAGGATTTAATGAAGTAAAAGCAGGTATAGAAAATACAATTAAAATGGAAGAATTTAAAGAGCTTATGAATAAAAAAGCTCAAGATCTTCTTCAAAAAGTAAAAGTGGAATACAAATAA
- the nth gene encoding endonuclease III, which translates to MKRNLEIKELFLQHFGQAKTELVFTNAYELLVCVMLSAQCTDKRVNLITPALFKAYPSVQDLAKANLSSLKLLINSCSFYNNKAQNLIKMAQAVCGQFNGEIPLNEQDLKSLAGVGQKTAHVVMIEWCGANCMAVDTHVFRVSHRLHLSKAKTPEETEKDLTKIFKDNLNYLHQAMVLFGRYTCKAKNPLCKECFLNHLCKSKDKKLI; encoded by the coding sequence ATGAAAAGAAATTTAGAAATTAAAGAATTATTTTTACAGCATTTTGGACAAGCAAAAACAGAATTAGTTTTCACCAATGCCTATGAACTCTTAGTTTGTGTTATGCTTTCAGCACAATGTACTGATAAAAGGGTTAATCTCATCACACCTGCTTTATTTAAAGCTTATCCTAGCGTACAAGATTTGGCTAAGGCAAACTTATCATCTTTGAAGCTTTTGATTAATTCTTGCTCATTTTATAACAACAAAGCGCAAAATTTAATCAAAATGGCTCAAGCAGTTTGCGGACAGTTTAATGGCGAAATTCCTCTAAATGAGCAAGATTTAAAAAGTCTGGCAGGAGTAGGACAAAAAACCGCACATGTAGTGATGATAGAATGGTGTGGGGCTAATTGCATGGCTGTTGACACCCATGTTTTTAGAGTTTCACATAGACTTCATCTTAGCAAGGCTAAAACTCCTGAAGAAACTGAAAAAGACTTAACTAAAATTTTTAAAGACAATCTCAACTATCTCCATCAAGCTATGGTGCTTTTTGGACGCTATACATGCAAGGCTAAAAATCCTTTGTGCAAAGAGTGCTTTTTAAATCATTTATGTAAGAGTAAAGATAAAAAATTAATCTAG
- the gltS gene encoding sodium/glutamate symporter, producing MKFDFYATLVTMVIVLLLGVFVIKRVKFLRDYNIPEPVVGGGIAAIVLLILHSSFSLNIKFDESMKDPLMLAFFSSIGLLADFASLKKGGRKLAIFLVVVVGLLFAQNIVGIGVATAMGQNPLMGLIAGSVTMSGGHGTGAAWAAEFIKEPYLYSSATTVAIACATFGLISGGIIGGPVARYLVNKHKLVVPKQNDDKDAILNFQSPEKERLITPSSFIESLALIALCLLIGSALSAYIKTNTGFTLPTFVYCLFVGVVLRNVLSATKIHHVFDREVSVLGNVSLSLFLALALMTINLWDLVTLALPMLVILVVQVAMMAAFAIFITFRVCGKDYDAAVLAAGHCGFGLGATPTAMVNMQTVTNHYGMSHMAFIIVPLVGAFFIDIVNALVINAFLYLPFFH from the coding sequence ATGAAATTTGATTTTTATGCAACGCTAGTTACTATGGTTATAGTATTACTTTTAGGCGTTTTTGTCATTAAAAGGGTAAAATTCCTTCGTGATTATAACATCCCTGAGCCTGTTGTTGGCGGTGGAATTGCTGCGATTGTTCTTTTAATCTTACATAGTTCTTTTTCATTGAATATCAAATTTGATGAATCTATGAAAGATCCTTTAATGCTTGCATTCTTTTCAAGTATTGGTTTGCTAGCTGATTTTGCTTCACTAAAAAAAGGTGGAAGAAAATTAGCGATTTTCTTGGTAGTAGTAGTTGGTTTATTATTTGCACAAAATATTGTTGGTATAGGTGTAGCAACTGCTATGGGACAAAATCCACTTATGGGGCTTATTGCAGGTTCTGTTACAATGAGCGGTGGACACGGTACGGGTGCAGCTTGGGCGGCTGAATTTATCAAAGAACCTTACCTTTATTCAAGTGCAACTACAGTTGCTATTGCGTGTGCAACATTTGGTCTTATTTCGGGTGGTATCATTGGTGGACCGGTTGCAAGATACCTAGTCAATAAGCATAAACTAGTGGTTCCAAAACAAAACGATGATAAAGATGCGATTTTAAATTTCCAATCTCCAGAAAAAGAAAGATTAATCACTCCATCTTCTTTTATAGAGTCTTTAGCATTGATTGCTTTGTGTTTGTTAATAGGTAGTGCTTTATCTGCTTATATTAAAACCAATACAGGGTTTACTTTGCCAACTTTTGTTTATTGTCTTTTTGTGGGTGTGGTTTTAAGAAATGTTTTATCAGCTACAAAAATTCATCATGTGTTTGATAGAGAAGTGTCAGTTTTAGGTAATGTGAGCTTGTCTTTATTTTTAGCTTTAGCATTGATGACAATTAATCTTTGGGATTTAGTTACCCTAGCTTTACCAATGCTAGTTATCTTAGTAGTACAAGTTGCAATGATGGCGGCTTTTGCTATATTTATTACTTTTAGAGTGTGTGGAAAAGACTATGATGCAGCGGTTTTAGCAGCAGGACATTGTGGTTTTGGTTTAGGGGCTACTCCAACAGCTATGGTAAATATGCAAACTGTAACAAATCACTATGGTATGAGCCACATGGCGTTTATTATCGTGCCTTTGGTGGGCGCATTCTTTATAGATATTGTGAATGCTTTAGTGATTAATGCTTTCTTATATCTACCATTTTTCCATTAA
- a CDS encoding TolC family protein yields the protein MKIFLLFFMAFFLSACVGVKLEQVSQEQIKKDYFEEFNASKAWWKKYNNQDLNRILDAVIDNNKDLNIARVNFLSTLARYKLLKLDLYPSLSGNLGASVRKNLSNGLQTHDFSNGIMLNYELDIYGKISDQVASSEFLAKASEYELRALELDTINLAINAIFELIYFNDVDHLLNNHLKNLEKMLEIYTTKLNYGKVEYIDLLNIKKSLLNTRQNIIANLQNKDLTLKNIKDLLGREDENLINAILAYSLDDFSMHKLNFDIELNMLAYKPQVQAKLNQLKASYKDYSSIQKGILPSIKVLGALNGNHTDIDESFKFLFLGGNVAIELPFLDFYRVKQNVKISELAYQARLFEYKDVLQKAIHEFKLCYENDRYYNDLLNLVKDINANQAKITQLYYEKYELGRSELKDYLDADALLINSLQELSRAKLSLLKNINLYHNIVLISE from the coding sequence ATGAAAATATTTTTATTGTTTTTTATGGCTTTTTTCTTAAGTGCTTGCGTAGGAGTGAAGTTAGAACAAGTATCTCAAGAGCAGATAAAAAAAGATTATTTTGAAGAGTTTAACGCAAGTAAAGCATGGTGGAAAAAATATAACAATCAAGACTTAAATCGTATTTTAGATGCTGTGATTGATAATAATAAAGATTTAAATATTGCAAGAGTAAATTTTTTAAGTACCTTAGCACGATACAAGCTTTTGAAGTTAGATTTATATCCTAGCTTAAGTGGTAATTTGGGTGCAAGTGTAAGAAAAAATTTAAGTAATGGTTTGCAAACACATGATTTTTCCAATGGGATTATGTTAAATTATGAGCTTGATATATATGGCAAAATTTCAGATCAAGTTGCAAGTTCTGAGTTTTTGGCAAAAGCAAGTGAGTATGAGTTGCGTGCTTTAGAGCTTGATACAATAAATTTAGCAATAAATGCAATTTTTGAATTGATTTACTTTAATGATGTGGATCATTTGTTAAATAATCACTTAAAAAATCTTGAAAAAATGCTAGAAATTTACACTACAAAATTAAATTATGGTAAGGTTGAATATATTGATCTTTTAAATATTAAAAAATCTTTACTAAATACAAGACAAAACATCATTGCAAATTTGCAAAATAAAGACTTAACGCTTAAAAATATTAAAGATCTGCTTGGTAGAGAAGATGAAAATTTGATCAATGCAATACTAGCTTATAGTTTAGATGATTTTTCTATGCACAAGCTTAATTTTGATATAGAATTAAATATGCTTGCTTATAAACCACAGGTGCAAGCAAAGTTAAATCAACTTAAAGCTTCTTATAAGGATTATTCAAGCATTCAAAAAGGTATTTTGCCTAGCATAAAAGTATTAGGTGCTTTAAATGGAAACCATACAGATATAGATGAGAGTTTTAAATTCTTATTTTTAGGTGGAAATGTAGCCATTGAACTTCCATTTTTGGACTTTTATAGAGTAAAACAAAATGTCAAAATTTCAGAATTAGCCTATCAAGCTCGTTTATTTGAATATAAAGATGTATTGCAAAAAGCCATTCATGAATTTAAACTTTGTTATGAAAATGATAGATATTATAATGATTTGTTAAATTTGGTAAAAGATATCAATGCAAATCAAGCAAAAATTACACAGCTTTATTATGAAAAGTATGAATTAGGGCGTAGTGAATTAAAAGATTACCTTGATGCAGATGCCTTGCTTATTAATTCACTTCAAGAACTTAGTAGAGCAAAGCTTTCCTTGCTTAAAAATATTAATTTATATCATAATATTGTTTTGATTTCAGAGTAA